Within Lolium rigidum isolate FL_2022 chromosome 5, APGP_CSIRO_Lrig_0.1, whole genome shotgun sequence, the genomic segment CATCATGAAATCCATCGTATTAGGACATTAGCAAATTATGGTACTGTGAGATATGTTAGTGGAATGATGAGAGAGCATAACATACAAATGAACAAAACACTTAATTTCTTCATAAAAAAACATGTGAGAACGGTAAGTGAGAAGAATAATATACTTCTAAGATATAAAAAAAATGTATAGTAAATGCAAAAGCATTTTATCAGTCCAAAAAAATATTTTGCACGCAAATCGGCTTGTAAGGTTAGTTATGAACTTTCATCTCATATTATATCCTTACATTTTCATCTGCGAAAATGGTTATACGAGATTTCAAAATGGTTACAAAGATTGTTATATAATAATAATTGATTGTGTTGACTTGTGTTTAGGGACTTCTTGCATTGTTCCGTGGCATTGATGATTTCCTTCGTCATTTGTGTCATGTTCAGGATGATATTTCCAGAACTATCTCTATAAACATATATTTCTTTGACATATATGTTTACAGCTCAAAATTTGAAGGATGGTGAGATATACATGAACACATCTGTACTACATAAGTGAACAAATAATCGGTGTGTATAGATgtgatatatttattttattcttCTTATAATGCTAAGGTAGAATGTTAAATATTTACTATTTTGTGATGTCATCTTTCTTCAGAATTATCTACAAAGATGTATCTATTTGAATAAAGGTCTTATTTGCACTTCGATTGCCTAAGTATATTAATTTGTGTGACTTTTTTATTCACATAGAAttaataatgagtatatatagcaAAGAAGGAAGTCTGTGCATTTATTCTTTTTCCACCTTTTACCAAGTGAACTTATCCATGACATGCAATCAAGCTGTAAACCCGGTTCGGCTATTCAACTATCAAATCTAGACACTGGAGCGGGGTAGAGGAGTATGAAATTTTCTGGTTGAAAGAAGGACATGTGAGTAGTGGCGGAGCGTGAAGCCGAAACCAAGAGGGGCCGATTGCTTAGCCCAAAGGGCAAGCATGGGCCGAATAGGCAGATGTCACCAATTGGATAATATTTACTTGTTTTAATAGGCCAAATAGCTTGGTTTAAATGTTGGAAGACCGGGCCAATGCCCAGGATGGTCTCCAAGACCCTTCGCTAGTACATGTGAGGTAAAAGTTGAATGCATTCGTGAAAACAACGATACATTTATACATTAACTTATGCTTTTTAATGAAATACAAATTGTTGACGAACTTCGTATGTTTTTGCCAATAGTAACACATGGGTATTTTGCTAGTAACTCATAAGGATACAACTTGCTGAGGCAAAGCCTCAGTCTATAGTTTAAGAAAACAAGATACCATTAATACCACTTACAAGTTTTTCTTTTGGACAATTCCTCAAAAGTTTGGCCTAAATTTGTGCATACGGGCTGAGAATGATATGGGTTATTTACGATGGCGGTGACTTGCAAATATCCAAAGCAAATCACTGGATTTTAAGGGGCATTGGACATGAATAGTTGTCATTGTGGTGCACCACAAGAGAGATATGTTTTGTTTTGGCAGGTTTCAGGCAATGGGCCCCAACTCTTCTgcagaaaaaaaatgaaatataTGTTCTAGGGGTATGAATGCACGATCTATGCCATTGACCAATTTCCTTGTAATAAGATACATCGAGATTATAGGAGAAACCACTAGGCCAGATAAGTACTCAAATTATTTTGATATACACTCGCTCTAAACTGACTTGTTACAATTATACATATTTATCTAGAATGCTTTCGTTGAATCTATTGTATTCACCACTATAATTATCGTCATCTCCTTGTTTGAATGGTCAGGCATAAGTATTTTTATTCGGTGGAATAATGTTTCAACAAGACAATCCTTCGAAATTTATAGAACACAAGCACACATAAGCCCAGAAACCGAGAGAAACTTTCGCTTGAGAATCTTCCCATCAAATCAAAACTCCCTGTAAAAGGAGTCCATAATTAAAACACAAGGGGTATTATTGCCAGATCAGAAACTGAAGTTGTGAACATTTCTATATAATTGAGATGAGCTAATTTGTCGCCTTGCATTTATTGGTCACGGTAATCTCAAATTTCTGATGACTTACTAGTTACAATTCAAATCAATGTCCCCATGATTCCCACCTAGTGGTAGCAAATATGTTGTTCTTGATATTGCAACAACTTGGCAAACTGAAAATATTTGCAAACACGTACTGTGGCATTAGCATTTGAAATAGATGTCAGCAACAGAATCCATGTCTCGTTGGACAGAGATACCTGAGATGCTTTGAGGTCAAGCTCATCCCATTCAAAAGATGGATTTGTCCCTTCAACAATCCCCGCACCGGCATAAACTAAAGTGCTATGGCCCTGATACAAGATAGCTACGTGACTATATGCTTCTTAGTTAGCATAAGTTAAAAACAAGGACGAGGTTCATGAACACTATAGACTCCAAATTTTATAAAACACTATTTTTTACttacttttcctagtagtgctgaTCTAATCCCAACAGCAAACTCACTTTCAGCTCCTCCAAACCAACCAACAGGTCCAGCATACATTCCACGGTCGAAAATTTCTGTAACAACGTCAAAGAGAGCAGTGATCGCCATCAGTGGCAAGTGATTGCATATTTTGTAAATACATGACACCCATAGCATACGTTAATTTGAATATAATAttgtaacacacacacacacacacacacacaccataaTCTCGTATGAATTGGCGTGCCTCCTCAGTGGGCAAGCCACAAACAGCTGGACTTGGATGAAGAGCATTTAGGATATCAAACTGCAGTGCCAACACAACGAATCAAGATTCAAATTATGAACAACACCCAGTTTTTTATAATTATCTAAGGAAAAAGAATATCCCAATAATGCGAACATATACAACTGCTGGAGGATGGCCTGATGATAGATTACCTCATCGTCTTCGTTACGTAATCTTGCAGCTAATTGGGCTGACAAATGTTGTACTCTAGGAAGTTTCCGAAGAGCTTTGCTGGGATTGACAACAACCTCATTACAGATCATCTGCAGATCAGATCAGAACCACTGGTTCAACAAAACTGTAGTAACCAtgttgtttattttattttctgaaaaGCATTACTTCAGAGTACCAAGAGCAAAGCAAACTATCACAGGATCATATCTGAATTCGGACCATAAAACTTAACTTGCCTCAAGCTTCTTCTTTATGCTGTCCCTCACTATAGTAAATTCAGTATCCTCTTTAGTGCTGCACGAATTATTTACATCACTAACCAGTCAGTTTTCATACAAGGTGCTGATATCACCGTAAAACTTCAGAAACATGTTAATCTTATGATTATGAACACAAAGAGGTGAACAAACCTTAGAAGCAAATCCTGGCCAATTTGAAAATCATCAGCCCTTGTTTTCCCTCTTGCTCGTGTACCAGCTAAAGCCTCGCTAGATATATTCAAGTACTTCCGGTGAAATAGTTGCTCTGGCTATTCAGAATGTTTGGATAAAATTAGCAATAGTTAGCACAAAGGTTTTTAACAATGAAGGTCGTACACATATAAACATGCAATGCATAATTAGTAAGACGATTTCTAACAAGGATTCCGAATATAATTGATGCAAAGGAATGTCAGGTATTAAGTAAAAAAATAAAGTGCATTTCAGAAGACATACACTATTGCCAACAAATGCAGGAGCGTCAGGTGGTTGTATGCAAAACTGGTAGGCATTTTGGCCCTCGACCTGTATACTCAAGAGTCACAGATTTATCTTCTCATAAACTAGATGATTTGACTACATACATCAGGAGGAGGGAACAACAATACAGCATACCTTCAGACAAGCTAACAGCTCCAAAGGGTCAATGCGAGTATCAGTGGTGTACCTGCTGCACCTTGCCAGTACAACCTGCAGCACACATTTCACTGGCAAATTCAGAATCTGTGTTGAAGAAAAATGGGAAACATGTATGTTCGCAACTAATTGAAAATTATAGAATTGGCAAGAAATGTCAGATTTGAAACAAATTTGGTTGAATTCAATATCTATATAATTGTGAAAAGACAAGACTGGCTAGTTTTTCTTTTAGCAAATAGTGAAATCAATGAATTGTTTACCTTCACTAATTCCGTTTGTCTCCCTTTGATCATCTGAAGAGCTTTAGTAACAGCAAGATCCCAGGACGCCTTGGTGGGGACATGATTAAGATTTACGATGGCTGTTTGTAGGGTGGACCTGTTCACCTTAGCTGAAGATGGTGATATCTGCATAAAAGTACAAATCAATGGTTGCCATCTTCTTCTTTCTATGTTTTTTAGATGACTTGTTGTTTATCTTCGCCATGACaatacaggaaaagaaaaaaaatgcatgcCTTGTGCAATGTTGCTTGGAGCTCTTCCACAGCGGTCCGCCATGTCCAAGAGAGCGAGTCGTCCCACGCAATCGTCGTTGCAAGAACCGAGCTCTCCTCAAGCTCATTGAACTCAACCTGCAATGCAGTGTACACACACTTCAAAGAGGCCATTCGGTTGAAATGAAACTGGCATAAGTTCAGATGAACTTACCTGTGGGACGACGAAGTAGAATGCGCCGTAGTCCTCCCACTCGACCGAGGCGTCGCTCGTCGCGTCGAAACGGATGGCCCCGTACGCACGGATCAGCGGGCAATCTCTCGAAAGAAATCTTCAGAGACAGGGAGAACAGGAGGAACAGCATCGTGAGCTACCTGACCAAGCTGACATGGTTCATCGAGTAGTGAGATTTTGCTACTTGTGGTGGGTAACGCTACCTCTTGATAGCGCGCCAGTCGCGGAGGGAGAAGGGATCCGTGCCGCGGAAGTAGACCGCCGACCCCACGCCGGCGACGCTCACCGGCTGCTCCCACTGCTCCTTGTGGCAGCCGTTGCCGTTGTTGCTGTctgcggcggcgatggccggcgtGTCCGGTAGCGGCGCCcgggcggagaagaagcagcgcggCAGCGAGCTCTGCCTGTGTGCATGCAGCCACTCGATGGCGTCTCCTCGCTGCAGAATCGGCACCTGCGTGCGCGCGCGCATTTTAAACTACAGTTAAACGCAAGGGCAACGTAAGCCACTGGCGATATCTTTATGCTACCTACCTCGATGCGGACGATGCCAGAGGAGGACGCCGGCGGGTCGGCGTtgagcgcggcgacggcggccctgAGCTGCCCCACCGCCTCAAGCGGTGCCGACGCGGCCGGCAGTACCCGCGTCTCCTGCAGGCTCACCACGCCCCGGTCGCCGGCACCGGCCGCGCAGCCGTTCATGGCCAGGGAGCAGGACGGCCGGAGCCACCGCCCGATCTATATGTGCACACGAAGCAAGAAAGATGATGCCATATCAGTAGGTGAACACAGCTAGCTAACTGAGCGCGCCCGGCTAAGAAAAGAAATTTGAGCTGAATAGAAGTGACGAAATTTGAGCAGAGT encodes:
- the LOC124651465 gene encoding isochorismate synthase 2, chloroplastic-like; amino-acid sequence: MAPSSSLYSSGRLLPSRTASTPRLIGRWLRPSCSLAMNGCAAGAGDRGVVSLQETRVLPAASAPLEAVGQLRAAVAALNADPPASSSGIVRIEVPILQRGDAIEWLHAHRQSSLPRCFFSARAPLPDTPAIAAADSNNGNGCHKEQWEQPVSVAGVGSAVYFRGTDPFSLRDWRAIKRFLSRDCPLIRAYGAIRFDATSDASVEWEDYGAFYFVVPQVEFNELEESSVLATTIAWDDSLSWTWRTAVEELQATLHKISPSSAKVNRSTLQTAIVNLNHVPTKASWDLAVTKALQMIKGRQTELVKVVLARCSRYTTDTRIDPLELLACLKVEGQNAYQFCIQPPDAPAFVGNSPEQLFHRKYLNISSEALAGTRARGKTRADDFQIGQDLLLSTKEDTEFTIVRDSIKKKLEMICNEVVVNPSKALRKLPRVQHLSAQLAARLRNEDDEFDILNALHPSPAVCGLPTEEARQFIRDYEIFDRGMYAGPVGWFGGAESEFAVGIRSALLGKGHSTLVYAGAGIVEGTNPSFEWDELDLKASQFAKLLQYQEQHICYH